In one window of Lampris incognitus isolate fLamInc1 chromosome 3, fLamInc1.hap2, whole genome shotgun sequence DNA:
- the lamp3 gene encoding lysosome-associated membrane glycoprotein 2, which produces MIAEDPRCRWFLPFLATILLGINPPGDCNSILAATDFTQDTDGHIYRPALQPSEAVPVTGTYTLKTAAGKPCLIATMGIEYIVIAKKKPWYFSLDPARVSTNGFCVRDAAFLSLSLANNTGNMTLIFKKEGNVTFATQMTAHISPLPVCDTCASKSYLGTLANDRLFSAPYGWRFNCNSGSVFVMSKELRIKLVPLRIQAFTGPTGQFGKQVECWADFNRNVIPIIVEATVIGLLLIAVLTFLIIKDRRRPGYDPL; this is translated from the exons ATGATTGCAGAGGATCCTAGATGTAGATGGTTTCTTCCTTTCCTTGCCACAATTCTTCTGG GCATCAACCCCCCCGGTGATTGCAACTCCATCCTTGCTGCCACAGACTTTACCCAGGACACTGATGGTCACATATACCGGCCTGCCCTGCAACCCTCTGAGGCCGTCCCTGTTACAG ggacctaCACTCTGAAAACAGCTGCTGGTAAACCCTGTCTTATAGCCACCATGGGGATTGAGTACATTGTCATTGCAAAGAAG AAGCCCTGGTATTTCAGCCTGGACCCCGCCAGAGTGAGCACCAATGGTTTCTGTGTCAGGGATGCtgccttcctttctctctccctcgcaaACAACACCGGCAACATGACGCTCATCTTTAAGAAG GAGGGGAACGTTACCTTTGCGACCCAGATGACCGCTCACATCTCtcctctgccagtctgcgacacatGTGCCA GTAAGAGTTACCTGGGCACGCTGGCCAATGACAGGCTATTCAGCGCCCCCTATGGGTGGCGCTTCAATTGCAACTCGGGGAGTGTGTTTGTGATGTCGAAGGAGTTGAGGATCAAGCTGGTTCCCCTGCGGATACAGGCATTCACTGGGCCTACAGGACAGTTTGGGAAAC AGGTGGAGTGCTGGGCTGACTTTAACAGGAATGTCATTCCCATCATCGTCGAGGCCACGGTGATTGGCCTCCTCCTAATCGCTGTGTTGACCTTCCTAATCATCAAGGACCGGCGCAGACCGGGTTACGACCCCCTCTGA
- the kng1 gene encoding kininogen-1 codes for MRTGVGLCVLGLLCLHSLVLGQDQEAVEVPPGVLVFCDDPAVQEAVGLALDKLNEHIITGNKMALYQILTASKSENGSGSFYSVQFSSRRSDCPAENGNSWRECGYLLDGAKKATLCNATIYVTGTETVVKQVDCQMDDPVVPERAACLGCPKDIDTDSEDLKVPLSVSIAKFNSISDSTNLFVLNRVAYATRQVVAGFRYKVGFDMRKSTCPKAEHKDLSDTCVPHADDVELAHCNATVDVAPWRHEVPEANIGCSPGAHPVVQTFRRRPPGWSPLRNIQEKVPPPTLLPLVLVPPAPKEESSEEEGDAASKSSSADKSGVDKEVHPFNCPTKPWKKFSPVRHVTIPSPATTDLPVVEGGFRDADLLG; via the exons ATGAGGACAGGAGTAGGGTTGTGTGTGCTGGGACTTCTGTGTCTCCACAGCCTGGTCCTGGGACAG GACCAGGAGGCGGTGGAGGTCCCACCGGGGGTTCTGGTGTTTTGTGATGACCCGGCTGTACAGGAGGCCGTCGGCCTCGCTCTGGACAAGCTCAACGAGCATATTATTACTGGAAACAAGATGGCCCTCTATCAGATCCTGACGGCTAGCAAG TCGGAGAATGGCTCGGGCTCGTTCTACTCAGTTCAGTTCAGCAGCAGGAGGAGTGACTGTCCAGCTGAGAACGGCAACTCTTGGAGAGAATGTGGCTACCTTCTTGATGGTGCCAAG AAGGCCACTCTGTGCAACGCCACCATCTACGTGACGGGGACGGAAACTGTGGTAAAACAGGTGGACTGCCAAATGG ATGATCCTGTGGTACCAGAGCGTGCCGCCTGTTTGGGCTGCCCCAAGGATATTGATACAGACTCGGAGGACCTGAAGGTCCCTCTGTCCGTCTCCATCGCCAAGTTCAACTCCATCTCCGACTCCACGAACCTGTTCGTCCTCAACCGTGTCGCCTATGCCACCAGACAG GTGGTGGCAGGTTTCAGGTACAAAGTGGGCTTTGATATGAGGAAGAGCACCTGCCCAAAGGCAGAACACAAAGACCTCAGTGACACCTGCGTCCCCCACGCCGATGACGTG gaGCTGGCCCACTGTAACGCCACTGTGGATGTTGCTCCCTGGAGACATGAGGTTCCAGAGGCAAACATTGGATGCAGCCCGGGGGCCCATCCTGTCGTT CAAACTTTCAGGCGACGTCCTCCTGGCTGGTCTCCACTCAGGAACATCCAGGAAAAGGTCCCACCCCCCACTTTGCTCCCTCTCGTCCTAGTACCCCCGGCACCCAAGGAGGAATCTTCCGAGGAGGAGGGCGACGCAGCCTCCAAGTCCTCCTCTGCCGACAAGTCTGGAGTCGATAAGGAGGTCCACCCCTTCAACTGCCCCACCAAACCCTGGAAAAAGTTCAGTCCGGTTCGGCACGTTACGATCCCGAGCCCCGCTACCACAGACCTACCCGTCGTAGAGGGGGGATTCCGTGACGCGGACCTCCTGGGATAG